A stretch of the Glutamicibacter sp. JL.03c genome encodes the following:
- a CDS encoding ABC transporter ATP-binding protein, whose translation MKKLDTEQRPYEQGAVSGAPDATEYRDSETSRRLQVQGVRLGYDRKPVIDSLDLSFEPGKFTAIIGPNGCGKSTLLSAMARLLKPSAGQILLGGVALDAFKPKAYAREVSLLSQQAVAPSGITVAQLVSRGRFPHQGLLAQHSSGDEAAVHQALMSTGILELATRRLSELSGGQRQRVWVATTLAQQAPIMLLDEPTTYLDVAHQVDLLDLFASQRDAGKTVIAVLHDINQAMRYADRVVLMHEGKVLASGAPDEVITGGSLEAAFGVRCEIHPDPVTGGPMMVTVPASRRIF comes from the coding sequence GTGAAGAAACTGGATACGGAACAAAGGCCGTACGAGCAAGGCGCAGTCTCCGGCGCCCCGGATGCCACTGAGTACCGCGATTCGGAGACATCACGGCGGCTTCAGGTACAAGGTGTGCGCTTGGGATACGACCGAAAACCCGTGATAGATTCACTGGACCTGTCCTTTGAGCCGGGCAAGTTCACGGCGATTATCGGTCCCAACGGCTGCGGAAAATCTACGTTGCTCAGCGCCATGGCCCGTCTCCTGAAACCATCCGCGGGCCAAATCCTGCTAGGAGGCGTGGCCCTTGACGCCTTCAAGCCCAAAGCCTACGCACGCGAAGTATCATTACTGAGCCAACAGGCGGTGGCACCGTCTGGAATCACAGTCGCTCAATTGGTTTCGCGCGGGCGTTTTCCGCACCAGGGTCTACTCGCGCAACACAGTAGCGGCGATGAAGCCGCAGTGCATCAGGCCCTGATGTCGACGGGGATACTTGAACTGGCCACGCGCAGACTCTCCGAACTGTCCGGAGGCCAGCGTCAGCGAGTGTGGGTAGCCACCACCCTGGCGCAGCAGGCCCCGATCATGCTCCTAGATGAACCGACGACGTATTTGGACGTTGCGCACCAAGTAGATTTACTTGATCTCTTCGCCTCGCAGCGTGATGCCGGAAAAACGGTCATTGCCGTGCTGCACGACATTAATCAGGCAATGCGCTACGCCGATAGGGTGGTGCTCATGCATGAGGGCAAGGTACTGGCCAGTGGTGCTCCGGATGAAGTTATCACCGGTGGGAGCCTTGAGGCAGCATTTGGTGTTCGCTGCGAGATTCATCCGGACCCCGTCACCGGTGGCCCGATGATGGTAACTGTTCCAGCCTCACGTCGAATTTTTTAA